A portion of the Lolium rigidum isolate FL_2022 chromosome 1, APGP_CSIRO_Lrig_0.1, whole genome shotgun sequence genome contains these proteins:
- the LOC124681521 gene encoding mitochondrial uncoupling protein 5-like: MGAKGFVEGGIASIVAGCSTHPLDLIKVRMQLQGEASAAATAAAPQAALRPALAFQSGTHTVSLPAPTPKPGPISVGAQILRAEGAAGLFSGISATVLRQTLYSTTRMGLYDILKKRWTQENAGVLPLHRKIAAGLIAGGVGAAVGNPADLAMVRMQADGRLPLADRRNYRSVGDAIARMTRDEGVRSLWRGSSLTVNRAMIVTASQLATYDQAKEAILARRGPGADGLGTHVAASFAAGIVAAAASNPVDVVKTRVMNMKVAPGAPPPYAGAVDCALKTVRSEGVMALYKGFIPTVSRQGPFTVVLFVTLEQVRKVFKDVDF; the protein is encoded by the coding sequence ATGGGCGCCAAGGGATTCGTCGAGGGCGGCATCGCCTCAATCGTCGCCGGCTGCTCAACCCACCCGCTCGACCTCATCAAGGTCCGGATGCAGCTGCAAGGggaggcctccgccgccgccaccgccgccgcgccacaAGCCGCTCTCCGCCCGGCGCTCGCCTTCCAGTCGGGGACGCACACCGTCTCCCTCCCGGCACCTACGCCAAAGCCCGGGCCGATCTCCGTCGGCGCGCAGATCCTGCGCGCGGAGGGCGCCGCGGGCCTCTTCTCGGGCATCTCCGCAACGGTCCTCCGCCAGACGCTCTACTCCACCACGCGGATGGGGCTCTACGACATCCTCAAGAAGCGGTGGACGCAGGAGAACGCCGGCGTGCTCCCCCTCCACCGCAAGATCGCCGCCGGCCTCATAGCCGGCGGCGTCGGCGCGGCGGTCGGCAACCCGGCCGACCTGGCCATGGTGCGGATGCAGGCGGACGGGCGCCTCCCGCTCGCCGACCGCCGCAACTACCGCAGCGTCGGCGACGCCATCGCGCGCATGACGCGCGACGAGGGCGTGCGCAGCCTCTGGCGCGGCTCCTCGCTCACCGTCAACCGCGCCATGATCGTCACCGCCTCGCAGCTCGCCACCTACGACCAGGCCAAGGAGGCCATCCTGGCCCGCCGCGGCCCCGGCGCCGacggcctcggcacgcacgtcgccGCCAGCTTCGCGGCCGGGATCGTGGCGGCTGCAGCGTCGAACCCAGTCGACGTGGTCAAGACCAGGGTCATGAACATGAAGGTCGCCCCCGGCGCGCCACCGCCGTACGCCGGCGCCGTCGACTGCGCGCTCAAGACGGTGCGGTCCGAGGGCGTCATGGCGCTCTACAAGGGCTTCATCCCCACCGTGTCGCGACAGGGCCCCTTCACCGTCGTGCTCTTCGTCACGCTCGAGCAGGTGCGCAAGGTCTTCAAGGACGTTGACTTCTAA